Proteins from a single region of Pseudomonas sp. BSw22131:
- a CDS encoding 2-hydroxyacid dehydrogenase, whose translation MALLYKADPVRGEQWKALFAEHAPDIEWRAWPDIGDPADIAYLAAWLAPDDLEQTLPNLKVLFALSAGVDQLDLSRLPTTLPVVRLLDPGISRGMCEYACFSVLSLHRDMLRYRQQQSIGQWQARQLVPATKRRVGVMGLGLQAQHILSSLAPFGFTLSGWARSQHQIEGVECHAGMDQLPAFLARCDILLCVLPLTEHTEGILNRELFEQLPAGAALINMGRGGHLVEKDLLDALDSGQISAAVLDVLQQEPAAPDHPFWKHPNILLTPHIAAMTQPESAMAGLLDNIRRFERGEKMLGQVDRGQGY comes from the coding sequence ATGGCGCTGCTCTATAAGGCTGACCCGGTGCGTGGCGAACAGTGGAAAGCGCTGTTTGCCGAGCACGCCCCCGATATCGAATGGCGCGCCTGGCCGGACATCGGCGATCCGGCGGACATCGCGTACCTCGCCGCCTGGTTGGCACCCGATGATCTAGAGCAGACGCTGCCGAATCTGAAGGTGCTGTTTGCACTGTCCGCAGGCGTCGATCAACTTGATTTGAGCCGGTTGCCCACCACGCTGCCAGTGGTCCGGTTGCTGGACCCGGGCATCAGCCGGGGTATGTGCGAATACGCGTGCTTTTCGGTGCTGAGCCTGCACCGGGACATGTTGCGCTATCGTCAGCAGCAGTCCATCGGGCAGTGGCAAGCTCGCCAGCTGGTGCCCGCGACCAAGCGGCGCGTCGGTGTCATGGGGCTGGGATTGCAGGCGCAGCATATTCTGTCGAGCCTGGCGCCCTTTGGCTTCACGCTGTCGGGATGGGCGCGCAGCCAGCACCAGATCGAAGGCGTCGAATGCCATGCCGGCATGGATCAGTTGCCAGCGTTTCTGGCCCGGTGCGACATTCTGCTGTGCGTGCTGCCGTTGACCGAACACACCGAGGGCATCCTTAATCGTGAGCTGTTCGAGCAACTGCCAGCAGGTGCGGCTTTGATCAACATGGGACGCGGGGGGCACCTGGTCGAAAAAGACCTGCTTGATGCGCTGGACAGCGGCCAGATCAGCGCCGCCGTGCTGGATGTCTTGCAGCAAGAACCCGCGGCGCCGGACCATCCGTTCTGGAAGCACCCGAACATTCTGCTGACCCCGCACATTGCGGCCATGACCCAGCCAGAAAGCGCGATGGCAGGGCTGCTGGACAATATCCGCCGTTTCGAGCGCGGCGAAAAAATGCTCGGGCAAGTGGATCGCGGCCAAGGGTATTGA
- a CDS encoding tartrate dehydrogenase, translated as MSNAFRIAAIAGDGIGKEVMPEGLRVLERAAQKWGLNLDIEVFEWASCDYYLAHGQMMPDDWFDQLKGFDAIFFGAVGWPDKVPDHISLWGSLLKFRRDFDQYVNIRPVRLFPGVPCPLAGRKPGDIDFVVVRENTEGEYSSVGGKMFEGTDREFVLQESVFTRHGVDRILKFAFELAQTRPRKLLTAATKSNGISISMPYWDERTALMAEQYPQIKWDKQHIDILCARFVLQPDRFDVVVASNLFGDILSDLGPACAGTIGIAPSANLDPERRFPSLFEPVHGSAPDIYGRNIANPVAMIWSAALMLEFLGNGDERYRAAHDGILAAIERVIANGPITPDLGGTGSTQSVGEVITAAL; from the coding sequence ATGAGCAATGCATTCAGGATCGCCGCGATTGCAGGCGACGGTATCGGCAAGGAAGTGATGCCCGAAGGGCTGCGCGTGCTGGAAAGAGCTGCGCAGAAATGGGGCCTGAACCTCGATATCGAGGTGTTCGAGTGGGCGAGTTGCGACTACTACCTGGCGCACGGCCAGATGATGCCGGACGACTGGTTCGATCAGCTCAAGGGTTTTGACGCGATCTTCTTCGGCGCTGTGGGCTGGCCTGACAAAGTGCCGGATCACATTTCCCTGTGGGGGTCGTTGCTGAAGTTTCGGCGTGACTTCGATCAGTATGTGAATATCCGTCCGGTGCGGCTGTTTCCAGGTGTGCCGTGCCCATTGGCGGGGCGCAAGCCGGGTGATATCGACTTTGTCGTGGTGCGCGAAAACACCGAGGGCGAGTATTCGTCGGTTGGCGGCAAGATGTTTGAAGGCACTGACCGTGAGTTCGTTTTGCAGGAGTCGGTGTTTACGCGTCACGGCGTCGACCGGATTCTGAAGTTTGCTTTTGAGCTGGCGCAGACCCGTCCACGCAAGTTGCTGACGGCGGCCACCAAGTCCAATGGCATCTCCATCAGCATGCCGTATTGGGACGAGCGCACCGCGCTGATGGCTGAGCAGTACCCGCAGATCAAATGGGATAAACAGCACATCGATATCCTCTGCGCGCGTTTCGTGCTGCAGCCGGATCGATTTGATGTGGTGGTGGCGTCGAATCTGTTCGGCGACATTCTGTCGGACCTGGGCCCTGCGTGCGCGGGGACCATCGGCATCGCGCCTTCGGCCAACCTTGATCCCGAGCGCCGCTTCCCGTCGCTGTTCGAGCCGGTGCACGGCTCCGCGCCGGATATCTACGGACGCAACATCGCCAATCCGGTTGCGATGATCTGGTCGGCCGCGTTGATGCTGGAATTCCTGGGCAACGGCGACGAGCGTTACCGCGCAGCACACGACGGGATTCTCGCTGCCATCGAGCGGGTCATCGCCAACGGGCCCATCACCCCGGACCTGGGCGGCACCGGTTCCACTCAGTCAGTGGGTGAGGTGATTACGGCGGCGTTGTGA
- a CDS encoding mechanosensitive ion channel family protein yields MEHFIPDAWLDVLPLPWLNTLVAAAIAVCVSLLIRWIALALLRRVSTSFIFAQQLILRGESPTLWLIPLLALQTVWTSAPDDLMMINTVRHLNGMLVVGCFTWLALRCVKAVGEAVAIRNPLDIEDNLQARRIQTQVRVLVRCLNVLVILFGTGLILMSFPPVRQIGTSLLASAGLAGLAAGFAAKPVLGNLIAGLQIAISQPIRLDDVVIVEGEWGRIEEISGTYVVVKIWDERRMVIPLQYFIEKPFQNWTRSTSSLIGSVFLWVDYALPLEELREETERICKEIPHLWDGRVCVLQVTDTTDKAMQLRVLLSSADSSRSWDARCHMRERLISYIAKQYPQCLPILRAEMSSRTVQPERDGNEPPTEIPRQPPV; encoded by the coding sequence ATGGAACATTTTATCCCGGACGCCTGGCTGGACGTTTTGCCTTTGCCCTGGCTTAACACGCTAGTCGCGGCCGCCATTGCAGTGTGTGTCTCGTTGCTGATTCGCTGGATTGCGCTGGCGCTGCTCAGGCGTGTCTCGACGTCATTCATCTTCGCTCAGCAGCTGATTCTTCGTGGCGAGTCGCCCACGCTTTGGTTGATCCCGTTATTGGCGCTGCAAACCGTGTGGACCTCAGCGCCCGACGATTTAATGATGATCAACACCGTCCGCCATCTGAACGGCATGCTGGTCGTGGGTTGCTTTACCTGGCTGGCGTTGCGTTGCGTCAAGGCCGTTGGCGAGGCCGTAGCGATCCGCAACCCGCTGGACATCGAAGACAACCTGCAAGCGCGGCGCATCCAGACCCAGGTCCGGGTGCTGGTGCGCTGCCTGAATGTGCTGGTGATTCTGTTTGGCACCGGTCTGATCCTGATGAGTTTTCCGCCGGTCCGGCAGATTGGCACCAGCTTGCTGGCCTCGGCGGGGCTTGCGGGACTGGCAGCAGGTTTCGCGGCAAAGCCGGTACTGGGCAACCTGATCGCAGGCTTGCAGATCGCGATTTCACAACCGATCCGGCTGGACGATGTGGTGATCGTCGAGGGCGAGTGGGGCCGTATCGAGGAGATCAGCGGGACGTACGTGGTCGTGAAGATCTGGGACGAGCGGCGGATGGTGATACCGCTGCAATACTTCATCGAGAAGCCATTCCAGAACTGGACCCGCAGCACGTCCAGCCTGATTGGCTCGGTGTTTTTGTGGGTAGATTACGCGTTGCCGCTCGAGGAGCTGCGCGAAGAAACCGAGCGAATCTGCAAAGAGATCCCGCACCTGTGGGACGGCCGCGTGTGCGTGCTGCAGGTGACCGACACCACCGACAAGGCGATGCAGTTGCGTGTGCTGTTGAGCTCGGCGGACTCCTCGCGCAGTTGGGACGCTCGCTGCCACATGCGCGAGCGGCTGATCAGCTACATCGCCAAGCAGTACCCGCAATGCCTGCCGATACTGCGTGCCGAAATGTCTTCACGAACGGTTCAGCCTGAACGTGACGGCAATGAACCTCCGACAGAGATTCCCCGTCAACCCCCTGTCTGA
- a CDS encoding DUF1624 domain-containing protein, with product MALISEMTGQAGAIPPARAAASVIANTRMLAIDALRGFVMLLMLIDHVRETFLLHRQVTDPIDALSVTPDLYFTRMLSEICAPVFILLTGLSAYLYSQKHTLKETSVFLLKRGVFLVLLEITFVCFAWSAEFPPKTLWLQVIWCIGICMIVLAGLLHFKRSWLIVLGVAIVAGHNLLDGVVVGPESPFFVPWSILHQRVFIDITDFTRARTTYPVLPWIGVILLGWAIGPWFGKDVDPAVRISRLLKVGFGLLVAFVFIRYLNVYGEKPWVQTGDSLRTFMSFMSAKKYPPSLMFLMPTIGLGLLLLALFEKMQNRWSIAILAIYGGAPMFFYLLHLYVLKAMYLIALAIWGANQGAYYGFDGLPGVWLLSVLLGVILFFPTCWYANLKQRRRDIAWLKYL from the coding sequence ATGGCCCTTATTTCTGAAATGACGGGGCAGGCGGGAGCTATTCCCCCTGCGCGAGCCGCTGCGTCCGTGATCGCCAACACGCGCATGCTGGCCATCGACGCACTGCGCGGCTTTGTGATGCTGTTAATGCTGATCGACCATGTGCGTGAAACCTTCCTTTTGCATCGTCAGGTGACTGACCCAATCGATGCGCTCAGCGTCACGCCTGACCTGTATTTCACGCGCATGCTCAGCGAAATCTGCGCGCCGGTGTTCATCCTCCTCACCGGGTTGTCGGCGTATCTGTACAGCCAGAAACACACGCTGAAGGAAACCTCGGTGTTTCTGCTCAAGCGCGGTGTGTTCCTCGTGCTCCTGGAAATCACCTTCGTGTGCTTTGCCTGGAGCGCAGAATTCCCGCCCAAGACGTTGTGGCTGCAAGTGATCTGGTGCATCGGTATCTGCATGATCGTGCTGGCCGGTTTGCTGCATTTCAAACGCAGCTGGCTGATCGTGCTCGGCGTCGCCATCGTCGCCGGGCACAACCTGCTCGATGGCGTGGTGGTCGGGCCAGAGTCGCCGTTCTTCGTCCCGTGGTCGATCCTGCATCAGCGCGTATTCATCGACATCACCGACTTCACCCGGGCGCGTACGACTTACCCGGTATTGCCGTGGATAGGCGTCATTCTGCTCGGCTGGGCCATCGGTCCCTGGTTTGGAAAGGACGTTGATCCTGCAGTGCGCATCTCACGTTTGCTCAAGGTCGGTTTTGGTCTGCTGGTGGCCTTCGTGTTCATCCGCTATCTGAACGTCTACGGCGAAAAACCATGGGTGCAGACCGGCGATTCGTTGCGCACATTCATGAGCTTCATGAGCGCCAAAAAGTATCCGCCGTCACTGATGTTCCTCATGCCGACCATTGGTCTGGGCCTGCTGTTGCTGGCGCTGTTCGAGAAGATGCAAAACCGCTGGTCCATCGCCATCCTCGCGATCTACGGCGGCGCGCCGATGTTTTTCTACTTGCTCCATCTCTACGTGCTCAAAGCGATGTACCTGATTGCGCTGGCGATCTGGGGCGCCAATCAGGGCGCTTACTACGGCTTCGATGGCCTGCCCGGCGTCTGGCTGTTGAGCGTATTACTGGGCGTAATTCTGTTTTTCCCGACGTGTTGGTACGCCAACCTCAAGCAGCGTCGTCGCGACATCGCCTGGCTCAAATACCTCTGA
- the gabT gene encoding 4-aminobutyrate--2-oxoglutarate transaminase, producing the protein MNSKVDEAPHLLRQRDQFVPRGIVTAHPLVIDRAQGSELWDVDGKRYLDFVGGIGVLNIGHNHPNVVKAVQTQLTKVTHACFQVAAYKPYVELAKRLSQLIGGDVAHKAVLFTSGAEAVENSIKIARAHTNRPAVIAFRGGFHGRTLLGTTLTGMSQPYKQNFGPFAPDVFHTPYPNEYRGFTGEMALAALHELLATQVAADRVAAILIEPVQGDGGFLPAPVEFLKALRALTEKHGIVLILDEIQTGFGRTGKMFGFQHAGIQPDLVTVAKSLAGGFPLSGVVGRAEIMDAPLPGGLGGTYGGNALACAAALAVLDTYVEENLVERGVVLGQRLHEGLLKLQARHSRIGDVRATGFMVAIELIKDDAERSPDAELTQQLIDQARVGGLLVIKCGVYRNVMRFLAPLVTTEAQIDEALSILDGALARVLGPK; encoded by the coding sequence ATGAACAGCAAAGTCGACGAAGCACCTCATTTACTGCGTCAGCGTGACCAGTTTGTACCGCGCGGCATCGTGACGGCGCATCCACTGGTAATCGACCGCGCCCAAGGCTCTGAACTGTGGGACGTAGACGGCAAGCGCTACCTGGATTTCGTGGGCGGCATCGGCGTGCTGAACATCGGGCACAACCACCCTAACGTGGTCAAAGCCGTGCAGACTCAATTGACCAAAGTGACCCACGCCTGTTTTCAGGTGGCCGCATACAAGCCCTACGTCGAGCTGGCGAAGCGCCTGAGCCAATTGATCGGAGGCGACGTCGCGCACAAAGCGGTGTTGTTCACCTCGGGCGCTGAGGCGGTGGAAAACTCCATTAAGATCGCACGGGCTCACACCAACCGTCCTGCGGTCATCGCGTTCCGTGGTGGCTTCCATGGCCGTACCTTGCTGGGCACCACGCTGACCGGCATGAGTCAGCCGTACAAGCAAAACTTCGGGCCGTTTGCGCCTGACGTATTTCATACCCCGTACCCCAACGAGTACCGTGGTTTTACCGGCGAGATGGCGCTGGCCGCGCTCCACGAGCTGTTGGCGACACAGGTGGCGGCGGATCGTGTGGCGGCCATCCTCATTGAGCCGGTTCAGGGCGACGGCGGTTTCCTGCCCGCGCCGGTCGAGTTCCTCAAGGCGCTGCGTGCCCTGACCGAGAAGCACGGCATTGTGCTGATCCTCGATGAAATCCAGACCGGTTTCGGTCGCACCGGCAAGATGTTCGGCTTCCAGCATGCCGGCATTCAGCCGGACCTCGTCACTGTCGCCAAGAGCCTCGCTGGCGGCTTCCCGCTATCCGGCGTTGTCGGGCGTGCCGAGATCATGGACGCGCCTTTGCCTGGCGGACTGGGCGGCACCTATGGCGGCAACGCACTGGCTTGCGCGGCTGCGTTGGCGGTCCTCGACACCTACGTAGAAGAAAATCTGGTGGAGCGCGGCGTTGTGCTCGGTCAACGCCTGCATGAGGGTTTGCTCAAGCTTCAGGCCAGGCATTCACGTATCGGCGATGTGCGGGCCACCGGTTTCATGGTTGCGATCGAGTTGATCAAAGACGACGCCGAGCGCAGCCCTGACGCAGAGCTCACGCAACAGCTGATCGATCAAGCGCGCGTTGGCGGTTTGCTGGTGATCAAGTGCGGCGTATACCGCAACGTCATGCGCTTCCTGGCACCGCTGGTGACGACCGAAGCGCAGATCGATGAAGCCTTGAGCATTCTCGATGGGGCGCTGGCACGGGTCTTGGGCCCAAAATAA
- a CDS encoding OprD family porin, producing MHAFLLALGGQSLLAHASEQDNAKGFIEDSQWNLLNRSLYDRRDYEHGSLSNGARNAYKPRAERSDLAEEWTYGLMGDFTSGYTQGTVGFGLDAHTYIGRQLDTGGGRAGKARLLGIDNDGHPKDEFSRGGAAMKLRVSSTELRYGEQRVKTPVFGSSDSRLLPETATGWLLSSRELPATTFYGGHFNESTDRNATSHDRGFAVNYSNGKQGDSFDLVGVRTTAFKGLTASLFGAEYENTWRQQYLGAVYTQVLSNTQDLSFDLNLYRTQDTGKALSGQIDNTSWSLLSTYRYSAHSVGIGYQKIDGDTPYDYVTRSAIYLSNAVALSDFNGPQEASWMGRYDLNMVTYGVPGLTFSALYVRGSGIDGTHMDPRGGYSWLGYGKDGKHWERNVQAKYIVQSGPAKKLAFTLRHAVHRGNKAQAELDADQLRLAIEYPLGGSS from the coding sequence ATGCACGCCTTCCTGTTGGCGTTGGGAGGGCAGTCTCTGCTTGCCCACGCGTCAGAGCAGGACAATGCAAAAGGCTTCATCGAAGACAGCCAGTGGAACCTGCTCAACCGCAGCCTGTATGACCGGCGCGACTATGAGCATGGTTCGCTGAGCAACGGCGCACGCAATGCCTACAAGCCACGTGCCGAGCGCAGTGATCTGGCCGAAGAATGGACTTACGGCCTGATGGGCGATTTCACTTCCGGCTACACCCAAGGCACGGTCGGCTTTGGTCTGGATGCTCATACGTACATCGGTCGGCAACTGGACACCGGTGGTGGTCGAGCCGGCAAAGCGCGATTGCTGGGCATCGACAACGACGGCCATCCCAAGGATGAATTCAGCCGTGGCGGCGCGGCAATGAAGCTGAGGGTGTCATCCACGGAACTGCGCTATGGCGAACAACGGGTGAAAACGCCTGTCTTCGGCTCCTCTGACAGCCGTTTGCTGCCCGAGACCGCGACGGGATGGCTGCTGAGCAGCCGCGAACTGCCGGCGACGACTTTCTACGGCGGGCATTTCAACGAGAGCACCGACCGTAACGCCACCAGCCATGACCGAGGCTTTGCGGTCAATTACTCCAACGGCAAACAAGGCGACAGCTTTGATCTGGTGGGTGTACGCACGACAGCATTCAAAGGGCTGACTGCCAGCCTGTTTGGTGCTGAGTACGAAAACACCTGGCGCCAGCAATACCTTGGCGCGGTATATACCCAGGTGTTGAGCAATACCCAGGATTTGAGTTTCGACCTCAATCTGTATCGCACCCAAGACACGGGCAAAGCGCTGTCCGGCCAGATCGACAACACCAGCTGGAGTTTGCTGTCGACCTACCGTTACAGCGCCCACAGCGTTGGCATCGGTTATCAGAAGATCGATGGCGACACGCCCTACGACTACGTCACCCGGAGCGCGATCTACCTCAGCAACGCCGTTGCGCTGTCGGACTTCAATGGCCCGCAAGAGGCGTCATGGATGGGGCGCTATGACCTGAACATGGTCACGTACGGCGTACCGGGGCTGACCTTTTCCGCCTTGTACGTGCGCGGCAGCGGGATTGACGGCACGCACATGGATCCGCGCGGCGGTTACAGCTGGTTGGGTTATGGCAAGGACGGCAAGCACTGGGAGCGTAATGTGCAGGCCAAATACATCGTGCAGTCGGGGCCTGCCAAAAAGCTCGCGTTCACCCTTCGCCATGCGGTGCATCGGGGTAACAAGGCGCAGGCCGAGCTGGATGCCGATCAGCTGCGCCTCGCCATCGAATACCCGCTGGGCGGCAGTTCCTAA
- a CDS encoding NAD-dependent succinate-semialdehyde dehydrogenase: protein MLKPQLKDPSLLVERAYVDGQWISADDGATLNINDPATGECLARVPALGGAETRRAIEAADRAWPAWRARPAAERAALLESWYQAMLANVDDLALIMTLEQGKPLNEAKGEIRYGASFVKWFAEEARRSYGETIPAPSADRRLMTIKQPVGVCAAITPWNFPNAMITRKCAPALAAGCPIIVKPSDLTPLSALALAVLAERVGIPAGVFNVITGLPTGIGEELTGNPVVRKISFTGSTAVGRLLMRQSAEHIKRLSLELGGNAPFIVFDDADLEQAIAGIMLSKFRNAGQTCVCANRILVQDGIYERFAQRLVEEVGKLKVGNGLEDGVTIGPLINPAAVSKVARHIDDALSQGAKLLCGAIPDGDSQFVQPTVLGDTHAGMLLANEETFGPVAPLMRFTDEAQALALANATPFGLGAYYFTQDLRRSWRFGEALEFGMVGLNTGIISMEVAPFGGIKQSGLGREGSSYGLDEYLEVKAFHVGGL from the coding sequence ATGCTCAAGCCTCAATTGAAAGACCCCAGCCTTTTGGTAGAACGCGCCTACGTTGATGGGCAGTGGATCAGTGCCGACGACGGCGCGACGCTGAACATCAACGACCCGGCCACCGGCGAATGCCTGGCCCGCGTCCCGGCGCTGGGCGGTGCTGAAACCCGTCGCGCCATTGAAGCCGCCGATCGGGCCTGGCCTGCATGGCGCGCACGACCGGCTGCCGAACGGGCTGCGCTGCTGGAAAGCTGGTATCAGGCGATGCTCGCCAATGTCGATGACCTCGCGCTGATCATGACCCTGGAGCAGGGCAAGCCGCTGAACGAGGCCAAAGGCGAGATTCGTTACGGCGCCAGCTTCGTCAAATGGTTCGCCGAAGAGGCGCGCCGTTCGTACGGCGAAACCATTCCAGCGCCGAGCGCTGATCGTCGCCTGATGACCATCAAGCAGCCGGTTGGCGTCTGTGCGGCTATCACACCGTGGAATTTCCCCAACGCGATGATCACCCGCAAATGCGCCCCGGCGCTGGCTGCGGGTTGCCCGATCATCGTCAAACCGTCCGACCTGACCCCGCTTTCCGCACTGGCGCTGGCCGTGTTGGCAGAGCGTGTCGGCATCCCCGCTGGCGTGTTCAACGTCATCACCGGCCTGCCGACCGGCATTGGCGAGGAGCTGACGGGCAACCCGGTGGTGCGCAAGATTTCCTTTACGGGCTCGACCGCTGTCGGCCGTCTGCTGATGCGTCAGAGCGCCGAGCACATCAAGCGTCTGAGCCTGGAGCTGGGTGGCAACGCGCCGTTTATCGTGTTCGATGATGCGGACCTGGAGCAGGCCATCGCCGGGATTATGCTCAGCAAATTCCGCAATGCCGGGCAGACCTGCGTGTGTGCCAACCGCATTCTGGTGCAGGACGGCATTTACGAGCGTTTCGCCCAGCGTCTGGTGGAGGAGGTCGGCAAGCTCAAGGTCGGCAACGGTCTGGAAGACGGCGTGACCATTGGCCCGCTGATCAATCCAGCCGCCGTCAGCAAGGTCGCCCGGCACATTGATGATGCCCTGAGCCAGGGCGCGAAGCTGTTATGCGGTGCAATCCCTGATGGCGACAGCCAGTTTGTCCAGCCCACCGTATTGGGTGATACCCACGCGGGCATGTTGCTGGCGAATGAAGAAACCTTTGGCCCCGTTGCGCCGTTGATGCGCTTTACTGATGAAGCCCAGGCACTGGCGCTGGCCAACGCTACGCCTTTCGGGCTGGGCGCTTATTACTTCACGCAAGACCTGCGTCGCTCGTGGCGTTTCGGTGAGGCGCTGGAGTTCGGCATGGTCGGGCTTAACACCGGGATCATCTCCATGGAAGTCGCGCCGTTTGGAGGGATCAAGCAGTCCGGTCTTGGCCGCGAAGGGTCGAGCTACGGCCTGGACGAGTACCTTGAGGTCAAGGCGTTTCACGTCGGCGGGCTGTAG
- a CDS encoding Lrp/AsnC family transcriptional regulator, protein MEGLVKLDRIDINILVELQKDGRMTNVSLADAVGLSASPCLQRVKRLESAGYISSYKAHLNLAKITDSVTVFTEISLSDHKREDFAKFEANIRLVDEVLECHLISGGYDYLVRFMTRSIQHYQEVVEELLDKDIGISKYFSYIVIKSPVMKDGVPLRKLLRH, encoded by the coding sequence ATGGAAGGTTTGGTCAAACTGGACCGGATTGATATCAATATCTTGGTTGAGCTGCAAAAAGACGGGCGCATGACCAACGTCAGCCTGGCAGACGCTGTAGGTTTGTCTGCGAGCCCTTGTCTGCAACGCGTCAAACGACTTGAATCGGCCGGCTACATTTCAAGCTACAAAGCCCATCTCAATCTGGCGAAGATCACCGACTCGGTGACCGTCTTCACCGAAATTTCCCTCAGCGACCACAAGCGTGAAGACTTCGCCAAATTCGAAGCCAACATCCGGTTGGTGGACGAGGTGCTGGAGTGCCACTTGATCAGCGGCGGCTACGATTACCTCGTGCGCTTCATGACGCGCAGCATTCAGCATTATCAGGAAGTGGTCGAGGAGTTGCTCGACAAGGACATCGGCATTTCCAAGTACTTCAGCTACATCGTCATCAAGTCCCCCGTCATGAAAGACGGCGTGCCTCTGCGCAAGCTGTTGCGCCACTGA
- a CDS encoding HAD family hydrolase, protein MGLTDYRALLIDCDEVLVDRDSGVWAALQPLLENRPNVPDRSQILAEYKDVIRSLYPRFDELGFSGLLCFAHRQMAERLGIKASWEEGMSFARSVPNWTLFEDAPGAMLYLRKFYHLLVYVDRDVEDRGVLCERLGLAPENLLSLAGNRMDRTDWLSELDIDPADTLLLSRPPAQALTSGGLCLIRRGRAEHRQPCPADFCINSMADLVRQHQLSLRR, encoded by the coding sequence ATGGGGCTGACTGATTACCGCGCGTTGTTGATCGATTGCGATGAGGTTCTGGTTGATCGGGATTCGGGCGTCTGGGCAGCGTTGCAGCCATTGCTGGAAAACCGCCCTAACGTGCCGGACAGAAGCCAGATTCTGGCCGAATACAAAGATGTCATTCGCTCGCTGTATCCACGCTTCGATGAGCTGGGTTTCAGCGGGCTTTTGTGTTTTGCCCATCGTCAGATGGCCGAGCGCCTGGGCATCAAGGCCAGTTGGGAGGAGGGCATGAGCTTTGCCCGTTCTGTGCCCAACTGGACGTTGTTCGAGGACGCACCCGGCGCGATGCTTTACCTGCGCAAGTTCTACCACTTGCTCGTGTACGTGGACCGTGATGTCGAGGACCGGGGCGTATTGTGCGAGCGTCTTGGTCTTGCGCCGGAAAATCTTTTATCGCTGGCGGGCAACCGCATGGATCGCACCGACTGGCTGAGCGAGCTCGATATCGACCCCGCCGATACGTTGCTGCTCTCGCGGCCCCCCGCGCAGGCGTTGACGTCGGGCGGGCTTTGCCTGATTCGGCGTGGTCGCGCCGAGCATCGTCAGCCGTGCCCTGCCGACTTTTGCATCAACAGCATGGCCGATCTTGTACGACAGCATCAGCTGTCTTTGCGGCGCTGA
- a CDS encoding DUF4198 domain-containing protein, giving the protein MNKITTTALLGYGALLLASTAQAHQIWFEQTAQQPLALYYGEYDQNMLEVTPGGLDRFKGLAGWSGQASQPLSLTLKRDYFAVAHQPSPQDTLLAADAQYPIFDLHDEGKTLKVYWTPATRWVGDLRAREPQHDLDIVPTGDAKDGKATFQVFYLRKPLPAQKVVLETASGEAFTQTADQDGKVTFDLPWQGIYVVAAEHNDFTPGERTNTQQHVEKYDVKSFSSTLSFSQSAGKAALPRPASQLPASEVARLKKTAG; this is encoded by the coding sequence ATGAATAAGATCACCACGACAGCGCTTTTGGGTTACGGCGCACTGCTGTTGGCCAGTACCGCGCAGGCGCATCAAATATGGTTTGAGCAAACGGCGCAGCAGCCTTTGGCGCTGTATTACGGCGAGTACGACCAGAACATGCTCGAAGTGACGCCGGGCGGGCTGGATCGGTTCAAGGGGCTTGCAGGCTGGTCGGGACAAGCGTCCCAACCGTTAAGCCTGACGCTCAAGCGCGATTATTTTGCGGTTGCGCATCAGCCTTCGCCCCAAGACACATTGCTTGCGGCAGACGCGCAATACCCGATTTTCGATCTCCACGACGAAGGTAAAACCCTCAAAGTCTACTGGACTCCCGCAACGCGCTGGGTGGGTGATCTGCGTGCCCGCGAGCCGCAGCATGATCTGGACATCGTGCCGACGGGGGATGCCAAAGACGGCAAAGCAACGTTCCAGGTGTTCTACCTGCGCAAGCCGCTGCCAGCGCAGAAAGTAGTGCTGGAAACCGCCTCGGGCGAAGCCTTCACCCAAACCGCTGATCAGGACGGCAAGGTCACGTTCGATCTGCCGTGGCAGGGCATCTATGTGGTGGCTGCCGAGCATAACGACTTCACGCCGGGCGAACGAACCAACACCCAGCAGCACGTAGAAAAATATGACGTGAAGAGCTTCAGCTCAACGCTGTCGTTCTCCCAGAGCGCGGGTAAAGCGGCGCTGCCGCGTCCAGCCTCGCAACTCCCGGCCTCGGAAGTGGCCCGGCTCAAGAAGACGGCGGGTTAA